Proteins co-encoded in one Campylobacter jejuni genomic window:
- the yihA gene encoding ribosome biogenesis GTP-binding protein YihA/YsxC: MIISAKFITSLVKFDENLSSNFSEVAFLGRSNVGKSSLINSLCKQKNLAKSSATPGKTQLINFFEVICKRNEEKFNINFIDLPGFGYAKVSKNLKEIWNQNLDEFLKLRTSIKLFIHLIDSRHTHLEIDVNLNDYLKRFLRPDQKILKVFTKCDKLNQSEKAKLKNEFKDSILVSNLNKFGLDSLEDIIINQTLGLDK, from the coding sequence ATGATAATTAGTGCTAAATTTATCACTTCTTTAGTGAAATTTGATGAGAATTTGAGCTCAAATTTTAGTGAAGTAGCATTTTTGGGGCGTTCTAATGTCGGAAAAAGTTCTTTAATCAATTCTTTGTGTAAACAAAAAAATTTAGCCAAAAGTTCGGCAACTCCTGGAAAAACTCAGCTTATAAATTTTTTCGAAGTAATTTGCAAAAGAAATGAAGAAAAATTTAATATCAATTTTATCGATTTGCCAGGGTTTGGTTATGCAAAGGTTTCTAAAAATTTAAAAGAAATATGGAATCAAAACTTAGATGAATTTTTAAAATTAAGAACCTCGATAAAGTTATTTATACATTTAATCGACTCAAGACATACTCATTTAGAGATCGATGTAAATTTAAATGACTATTTGAAAAGATTTTTACGACCTGATCAAAAAATTTTAAAAGTTTTTACCAAATGCGATAAATTAAATCAAAGTGAAAAAGCTAAGTTAAAAAATGAATTTAAAGACTCTATTTTAGTTTCAAATTTGAATAAATTTGGCCTTGATTCTTTAGAAGATATTATTATCAATCAAACTTTAGGTCTTGATAAATGA
- a CDS encoding membrane protein encodes MRRNLSAYKAKFNGAYVFLGFFFLIYQILGSTFVYTPLLYGIFFCYMFCLLEERERTFSKLDFRWYFSLFFLFFTDITYNFFIFSSWLAFFIFYYLCADWIKTNLKIGKFIPVVFVLCAYGIILFLDMILSYIGDEKIKILGWAYIVSVFIECCLAYVFFKGKI; translated from the coding sequence ATGAGAAGAAATTTAAGTGCTTATAAAGCAAAATTTAATGGAGCTTATGTCTTTTTAGGATTTTTTTTTCTAATTTATCAGATTCTTGGTTCGACTTTTGTATATACCCCGTTACTTTATGGGATTTTTTTCTGTTATATGTTTTGCTTACTAGAAGAGAGAGAAAGAACTTTTTCAAAGCTTGATTTTAGATGGTATTTTTCTTTATTTTTTTTATTTTTTACTGATATAACTTATAATTTTTTTATTTTTTCATCTTGGTTGGCATTTTTTATTTTTTATTATCTTTGTGCAGATTGGATTAAGACAAATTTAAAAATTGGTAAATTTATCCCTGTTGTTTTTGTGCTTTGTGCTTACGGCATTATTTTGTTTTTGGATATGATATTGTCTTATATTGGAGATGAAAAAATTAAAATTTTAGGATGGGCGTATATTGTTTCAGTTTTTATAGAATGTTGTTTAGCTTATGTGTTTTTTAAAGGTAAAATTTAA